In the genome of Microbacterium endophyticum, one region contains:
- a CDS encoding MMPL family transporter, which yields MSSLLYRVGRFSAKYRWWVIVAWLVLAVGLGTIAGVRGGSSNLEPSFTIPGTQAQEALETLEQRFPQLSGASARVIVQASDGGDISDDADVVSTACEALASLSAVKSVTCPFPMAAAGSSAAGTGEATQVSSDKSMAFIALQLSSATASNAVVADAESAMQPASEAGLKVAYSGLEATASSTNFTELFGIAIAFLVLALTFGSLVAAGIPLLTALLGVGFASSAILITASFVPVSQTAPLLATMLGLAVGIDYSLLITSRHRAQMRAGMSPRQSVAVATATAGTAVVFAGITVMIALVGLSVAGIPFLTVMGLGAAVAVMGALAVALTLLPALLAVFGGALRPRVRRRQRTPRESRPPIWVRGVTATPIVAILLVVGCLGAAAIPAFGARLTLPDAGYDPPGSPARVAYDLLDEGFGPGFNGPLVVTADISHTLDIEKALDALDAEFAGVANVAAVSQATPNEAFDFAVLSVTPKSSPSSAATADLVATLRDLAPSFEKKNGFTFEVTGSTALGVDISARLNAALLPFGVVVVGLCLLLLTIMFRSIAVPLSATVGYLLTVGGALGVTRLVFEMGFGASLIGVAKVGPVVSFMPILVMAVLFGLAMDYHVFLVSRMREQFFETGSARTAVLQGFSASARVITAAALIMFSVFFSFVPGSAALIQPIAFALAIGVLIDAFIVRMTFIPAVMALLGDKAWWVPKWLDRALPNADIEGEVVQRMLRQREWVKDGGDQSASIWADGLSVVQSAPVSFRASEHDVVLVEGEHSGAVVAAIAGRAADTVGDLSVFGRLVPFERAAISKECRFVPAVPDAPGGETVHERLRARMRDAARASHERDALVAEAAETYDHLLNAVSDDAHSMIELSTPVGSLTDTQLWSLDVAAALAPSSRLVAIDATGKIAANALVAVMVSRARTDTTLVVAASVESPMTDRHVVMVALDEYAGTATKGHRA from the coding sequence ATGTCATCGTTGCTCTATCGGGTAGGCCGTTTTTCTGCGAAGTATCGCTGGTGGGTGATCGTCGCCTGGCTTGTTCTTGCGGTTGGACTTGGCACCATCGCCGGCGTTCGAGGCGGCTCGAGCAATCTCGAGCCCTCATTCACGATTCCGGGTACCCAGGCTCAAGAGGCTCTTGAGACTCTTGAGCAGCGTTTTCCCCAACTTAGCGGGGCCAGCGCACGCGTCATCGTGCAAGCTTCCGACGGCGGTGACATCAGCGACGATGCGGACGTCGTGTCGACGGCGTGTGAAGCGCTCGCCTCCCTTTCCGCGGTGAAATCTGTGACGTGTCCATTCCCCATGGCGGCCGCAGGTTCATCGGCCGCGGGCACAGGAGAAGCCACTCAGGTTTCTTCGGACAAATCGATGGCTTTCATCGCGCTCCAACTGTCATCCGCTACAGCAAGCAACGCCGTCGTCGCGGACGCGGAATCTGCGATGCAACCTGCGAGCGAGGCGGGACTGAAAGTCGCCTACTCCGGATTGGAAGCGACGGCGTCGTCGACGAACTTCACCGAGCTCTTCGGAATCGCCATCGCCTTTCTCGTTTTGGCCCTGACGTTCGGTTCACTCGTCGCGGCGGGGATTCCGCTGCTCACCGCCCTGCTCGGTGTCGGCTTCGCTTCAAGCGCCATCCTCATCACTGCGTCCTTCGTACCGGTTTCGCAGACTGCGCCACTGCTCGCGACGATGTTGGGGCTTGCGGTGGGTATCGACTACTCACTTCTCATAACGTCGCGTCACCGCGCGCAGATGCGTGCAGGAATGAGCCCTCGGCAATCAGTGGCGGTCGCCACGGCTACCGCGGGCACAGCGGTTGTTTTCGCGGGGATCACAGTGATGATCGCGCTGGTCGGGCTCTCTGTGGCAGGCATTCCTTTCCTCACGGTGATGGGATTGGGCGCGGCCGTCGCGGTGATGGGTGCACTCGCTGTTGCGCTCACGCTGTTGCCGGCACTGCTCGCGGTTTTCGGCGGAGCACTTCGCCCTCGCGTGCGGCGTCGGCAACGCACTCCGCGAGAATCACGACCACCCATCTGGGTGCGAGGCGTGACAGCAACACCCATCGTGGCGATTCTTCTGGTGGTCGGATGCCTCGGAGCCGCTGCCATTCCAGCATTCGGTGCTCGACTCACACTTCCTGACGCTGGGTATGATCCCCCAGGAAGCCCCGCGAGGGTGGCGTATGACCTGCTCGACGAGGGATTCGGTCCTGGGTTCAATGGTCCACTCGTCGTCACAGCCGATATATCCCACACGCTCGATATCGAGAAAGCCCTTGATGCGCTCGATGCTGAGTTCGCGGGTGTTGCGAACGTGGCGGCGGTTTCTCAGGCGACGCCCAACGAAGCGTTCGATTTCGCAGTGCTTTCAGTCACTCCGAAAAGTTCGCCGTCCTCCGCTGCGACCGCCGACCTTGTGGCCACCCTTCGAGATCTCGCACCTTCCTTCGAAAAGAAGAACGGGTTCACTTTCGAAGTCACTGGCTCGACGGCGCTCGGGGTCGATATTTCAGCGCGCCTCAACGCTGCGCTCTTGCCGTTCGGTGTCGTGGTCGTGGGACTCTGTCTGCTTCTCCTGACGATCATGTTCCGCTCAATCGCCGTACCGCTGTCGGCGACCGTGGGATATCTCCTGACTGTGGGAGGTGCGCTGGGAGTCACTCGTTTGGTCTTCGAAATGGGATTCGGTGCGTCCCTTATCGGCGTCGCGAAAGTGGGCCCAGTCGTGAGCTTCATGCCAATTCTCGTGATGGCAGTCCTGTTCGGACTAGCAATGGACTACCACGTGTTCCTCGTGTCGAGAATGCGGGAACAGTTCTTTGAGACCGGTAGTGCGCGCACTGCGGTGCTGCAGGGATTCTCGGCATCCGCTCGAGTCATCACAGCGGCCGCCCTCATTATGTTTTCCGTCTTCTTTTCGTTCGTCCCGGGTAGTGCCGCGCTGATCCAACCGATCGCGTTCGCACTTGCTATCGGCGTTCTCATCGACGCGTTTATCGTGCGTATGACCTTCATCCCCGCCGTTATGGCGCTGCTCGGCGACAAAGCCTGGTGGGTGCCGAAGTGGCTCGATAGAGCGCTGCCGAACGCCGACATCGAGGGTGAAGTCGTGCAGCGGATGCTGCGCCAACGCGAGTGGGTGAAAGACGGCGGCGATCAGAGCGCTAGCATCTGGGCTGATGGGCTCTCCGTGGTTCAGAGTGCACCGGTGAGTTTCCGGGCTTCCGAGCACGACGTCGTACTCGTAGAAGGCGAGCACTCGGGCGCCGTGGTAGCGGCGATTGCGGGCCGCGCCGCCGATACCGTGGGAGATCTGAGCGTGTTTGGCCGTCTCGTTCCTTTCGAACGTGCAGCGATTTCGAAAGAGTGCCGATTCGTGCCCGCAGTGCCCGATGCGCCGGGAGGCGAGACCGTGCACGAGCGGCTTCGTGCGCGGATGCGTGATGCCGCGCGTGCCAGCCACGAGCGTGACGCGCTGGTGGCCGAAGCCGCGGAGACCTACGATCACCTGCTGAATGCGGTATCCGACGATGCGCATTCGATGATCGAGCTTTCAACGCCCGTCGGTTCGCTCACCGACACTCAGCTGTGGAGTCTCGACGTCGCGGCGGCGCTAGCCCCATCGTCGCGTCTGGTCGCAATCGATGCGACGGGCAAAATCGCCGCGAACGCGCTGGTTGCCGTCATGGTGTCTCGCGCTCGTACCGACACCACCCTTGTTGTTGCTGCATCCGTTGAGTCGCCCATGACCGACCGTCATGTCGTTATGGTCGCGCTCGACGAGTATGCCGGCACCGCAACGAAAGGACACCGCGCATGA
- the pheT gene encoding phenylalanine--tRNA ligase subunit beta, with amino-acid sequence MRVPLSWLREFVEVPAGATPEEILEAFVSVGFEEEDVHDFELEGPIVVGEVLEFIEEPQTNGKTIRWCQVDVGADNGGVRGIVCGAGNFFAGDKVVVTLPGSVLPGPFPIAARKTYGHVSDGMIASAKELGLGQEHSGILRLVELGLDAPVGTDAIALLGLDDVAVDINVTPDRGYALSIRGAAREYSHATGAAFRDPGLRPTTELHPGDGFPIVIDDRAPIRGRAGATELVARVVRDVDASRPTPTWMITRLALAGIRSLGVLVDITNYVMIELGQPIHGYDLDKLRGGLTVRRAEAGEKLETLDGQVRALHTEDLLITDDSGPVGLAGVMGGGTTEMTSSTRNVLIEAAIFDTVSIARTARRHKLPSEASRRFERGVDPRIPFVAAQRAAELMVEYAGGSLDAIGGAVYAQWSPTPLTLPEGFVSGLIGVEYSDDEVRHALELIGCSVEEQATSWQITPPSWRPDLTDKWTLAEEVARIHGLDRVPSVLPTPPSGRGLTSVQSARRRVLNSLAAAGYTEVQAFPFTTEALNDLHSSAAGSHLPSIALANPLDGQTPFLRRSLVPGLIDIAHRNVSRGLTDVAVFETGSVFLPKPGVAYGTRAVPPLGARPDAATLTELDASIPPQHRYLAMLVAGNTQPKQPGRAAEVAGVADALDAVRVIANAAGVTIDVSQTTRAALHPGRAGTLSVNGTEVGYVGELLPAVVEASDLHGRVAVAELDLDLVVSLAGERVVAASLSSYPAATQDVSLVVGADVPAAEVQAALAAGAGDLLESVRLVDDYRGQGVDAGEKSLTFALRFRASDRTLTAAEATEAKLGGVTRAQEVFSAHLRE; translated from the coding sequence ATGCGCGTTCCGCTGTCGTGGTTGCGTGAGTTCGTTGAGGTACCGGCGGGTGCAACGCCCGAAGAGATCCTCGAAGCATTCGTGTCCGTCGGGTTCGAAGAAGAAGATGTGCACGATTTCGAGCTCGAGGGCCCGATCGTCGTGGGAGAAGTGCTGGAGTTCATTGAAGAGCCTCAGACCAACGGCAAGACGATTCGTTGGTGCCAGGTCGATGTGGGTGCCGACAACGGCGGCGTGCGCGGAATCGTATGCGGCGCGGGCAACTTCTTTGCCGGCGACAAGGTTGTCGTGACCCTGCCGGGATCGGTTCTTCCTGGGCCCTTCCCGATTGCAGCGCGAAAAACCTATGGGCATGTCTCTGACGGCATGATCGCGTCGGCGAAAGAGCTGGGTCTTGGTCAGGAGCACTCCGGCATCCTGCGGCTGGTCGAACTCGGGCTCGACGCTCCGGTAGGTACCGACGCAATCGCGTTGCTCGGGCTCGATGATGTCGCCGTCGACATCAATGTGACCCCTGACCGCGGATACGCTCTGTCGATTCGCGGCGCGGCACGTGAGTATTCGCACGCGACCGGTGCTGCGTTCCGCGACCCCGGATTGCGCCCGACGACAGAGCTTCACCCGGGTGATGGCTTTCCGATCGTGATCGATGATCGTGCACCAATCCGAGGCCGCGCCGGGGCAACTGAACTCGTCGCGCGCGTTGTGCGTGATGTGGATGCTTCGCGCCCGACTCCCACGTGGATGATTACGCGTCTTGCGCTCGCGGGCATCCGCTCGCTCGGCGTGCTCGTCGATATCACCAACTACGTGATGATCGAGCTCGGTCAGCCGATCCACGGCTATGACCTCGACAAGCTGCGTGGCGGATTGACCGTGCGACGTGCCGAAGCGGGGGAGAAGCTCGAGACACTCGATGGTCAAGTCCGTGCGCTGCACACCGAAGACCTACTCATCACTGATGACTCGGGTCCCGTCGGCCTCGCGGGCGTGATGGGCGGCGGCACGACGGAGATGACGTCGTCGACCCGCAACGTTCTCATCGAGGCTGCGATTTTTGACACCGTCTCGATTGCGAGAACCGCGCGTCGTCACAAGCTGCCCTCTGAGGCATCGAGGCGCTTTGAGCGTGGTGTTGACCCACGCATTCCGTTCGTGGCGGCACAGCGCGCGGCGGAGCTCATGGTGGAGTACGCGGGCGGGAGCCTCGACGCCATCGGCGGGGCTGTCTACGCACAGTGGTCTCCAACGCCGCTGACCCTGCCAGAAGGCTTCGTGAGCGGTCTCATCGGCGTCGAATACTCCGATGACGAAGTGCGCCACGCGCTGGAGCTCATCGGCTGCTCCGTCGAGGAGCAGGCGACTTCATGGCAGATCACACCGCCATCGTGGCGTCCAGATCTCACCGACAAGTGGACTCTTGCTGAAGAAGTTGCGCGAATCCACGGTCTCGACCGCGTGCCATCGGTGCTGCCGACCCCGCCGTCGGGTCGTGGTCTGACTTCGGTTCAGAGCGCGCGTCGCCGGGTCTTGAATTCTCTCGCCGCCGCGGGATACACCGAAGTGCAGGCGTTCCCCTTCACCACCGAGGCGCTCAACGATCTGCATAGTTCGGCGGCCGGCTCGCACCTGCCGAGCATCGCGCTCGCCAACCCGCTTGACGGTCAAACTCCATTCCTTCGTCGCTCTCTCGTGCCCGGCCTGATCGATATCGCACATCGCAACGTGTCGCGCGGGTTGACCGACGTGGCTGTCTTCGAGACGGGATCGGTTTTCTTGCCGAAGCCGGGAGTGGCATATGGCACTCGCGCGGTCCCGCCGCTTGGGGCTCGACCCGATGCTGCAACGCTCACTGAGCTCGACGCATCAATTCCGCCGCAGCACCGTTACTTGGCAATGCTTGTCGCCGGAAATACCCAGCCGAAGCAACCCGGTCGTGCCGCTGAGGTCGCGGGTGTCGCCGACGCGCTCGATGCTGTGCGAGTCATCGCGAACGCGGCAGGTGTGACGATCGATGTATCTCAGACAACGCGCGCGGCTCTTCACCCGGGTCGGGCCGGGACGCTGAGCGTCAACGGTACCGAGGTTGGCTACGTCGGGGAGCTGCTGCCTGCTGTGGTTGAGGCATCCGATCTTCACGGGCGCGTCGCAGTCGCTGAGTTGGACCTCGATCTCGTGGTTTCGCTTGCGGGAGAACGGGTCGTTGCGGCATCACTGTCGAGCTATCCCGCGGCAACACAGGATGTCTCGCTCGTTGTTGGCGCTGATGTGCCGGCGGCTGAAGTACAGGCAGCTCTCGCCGCGGGCGCGGGTGACCTGCTCGAGTCAGTGCGTCTCGTCGACGACTATCGCGGCCAGGGAGTTGACGCGGGCGAGAAGAGCCTTACGTTCGCATTGCGCTTCCGGGCGTCCGATCGCACGCTGACCGCGGCAGAAGCCACGGAAGCAAAACTGGGCGGAGTCACACGTGCGCAAGAAGTCTTCAGCGCACACCTTCGGGAGTAG
- the pheS gene encoding phenylalanine--tRNA ligase subunit alpha: MSDTPDSPVISPEAVEAAVDAALAAISTASDTVTLKAARSAHAGDVSPLAQLNAQLRNVEPARKAEFGKLVGGARGRVNQALAARERELAAAETAARLDAERIDITAQPHRARIGARHPISLLQEEISDLFVGMGWEIAEGPELEHEWFNFDALNFDVDHPARQMQDTFFVDPVDRHLVMRTHTSPVQVRSMLDRELPIYILCPGRVYRTDEFDATHLPAFTQFEGLVIDKGITMANLKGTLDHAAKVLFGPEAKTRFRTNYFPFTEPSAELDLWHPTFKGGARWIEWGGCGMVNANVLRAAGIDPDVYSGFAFGMGIERTLMFRSDVQDMRDMAEGDVRFSEQFGMVV; the protein is encoded by the coding sequence GTGTCCGACACACCCGATTCCCCCGTTATCTCGCCCGAAGCAGTTGAGGCTGCCGTCGATGCGGCGCTCGCCGCAATTTCAACGGCTTCCGACACCGTCACATTGAAAGCTGCCCGTTCGGCGCACGCAGGCGATGTCTCGCCGCTTGCGCAACTGAACGCGCAACTGCGAAATGTTGAGCCCGCACGTAAAGCGGAGTTCGGCAAGCTCGTCGGTGGCGCGCGCGGTCGCGTCAATCAAGCTCTTGCCGCGCGGGAGAGAGAGCTCGCGGCTGCGGAAACTGCTGCGCGCTTGGATGCTGAACGCATCGACATCACGGCGCAGCCACACCGCGCGCGCATCGGAGCGCGGCATCCGATTTCGCTGCTCCAGGAAGAAATTTCCGATCTCTTCGTCGGCATGGGGTGGGAAATTGCTGAGGGCCCGGAGCTCGAGCACGAGTGGTTCAACTTCGATGCGCTGAACTTCGACGTCGATCACCCCGCGCGTCAGATGCAAGACACATTTTTCGTCGATCCGGTTGATCGACACCTCGTTATGCGGACCCACACAAGTCCCGTGCAGGTGCGCTCGATGCTTGACCGCGAGCTGCCGATTTATATCCTGTGCCCGGGGCGGGTCTACCGCACCGACGAGTTCGACGCGACGCATCTTCCTGCGTTCACTCAGTTCGAGGGTCTCGTCATCGATAAGGGCATCACGATGGCAAACCTCAAAGGCACGCTCGACCACGCTGCGAAGGTTCTGTTCGGGCCCGAGGCCAAGACGCGCTTTCGGACCAACTACTTTCCGTTCACCGAGCCGTCGGCAGAGCTTGACCTTTGGCACCCGACGTTTAAGGGCGGTGCACGCTGGATTGAATGGGGCGGATGCGGCATGGTCAACGCCAATGTGCTGCGCGCGGCCGGCATAGATCCAGATGTGTACTCCGGTTTCGCGTTCGGGATGGGCATCGAGCGGACGCTGATGTTCCGGAGCGATGTGCAGGACATGCGTGACATGGCCGAAGGCGATGTACGTTTCAGCGAGCAGTTCGGGATGGTGGTGTAA